In Variovorax paradoxus, a single genomic region encodes these proteins:
- the galE gene encoding UDP-glucose 4-epimerase GalE — translation MPHAKILVTGGAGFIGSHTCVALIAAGYQPVVLDTLVNSDARSLQRVGCITGLQPLLLPCDVRDAAALDRVFAEHAIEAVVHLAGLKAVGESVADPVAYYDVNLAGTLALVQAMGRAGVRTLVFSSSATVYGDAQRSPIPETAPYAAVNPYGRTKAMVENLLADLAHADARWGIACLRYFNPVGAHESGLLGERPHGPPANLMPYISQVAAGEREYLMVHGADYATIDGTGVRDYVHVMDVAEGHVAALRHVAREPGILMTNLGTGRGASVLEVVCAFERASGRRIALRIGPRRPGDAPAYWADARNAQARLGWCARRDLDQMCADCWRWQAANPHGFDDPVPPLQAQAQPPWLPADLQIFHTTSNLGHSNA, via the coding sequence ATGCCCCACGCCAAGATCCTCGTGACCGGTGGTGCAGGCTTCATCGGCAGCCACACGTGCGTGGCGCTGATCGCGGCGGGCTACCAGCCTGTGGTGCTCGACACGCTGGTCAACAGCGACGCGCGCTCGCTGCAGCGCGTGGGCTGCATCACCGGCCTGCAGCCGCTGCTGCTGCCCTGCGACGTGCGCGACGCCGCGGCGCTCGACCGGGTGTTCGCCGAGCATGCGATCGAGGCGGTGGTGCACCTGGCGGGGCTGAAGGCGGTGGGCGAATCGGTGGCCGACCCGGTGGCCTACTACGACGTCAACCTTGCCGGCACGCTGGCGCTGGTGCAGGCGATGGGCCGCGCGGGCGTGCGCACGCTGGTGTTCTCGTCGTCGGCCACGGTGTATGGGGACGCGCAACGCTCGCCCATTCCGGAGACCGCGCCGTACGCGGCGGTCAACCCCTACGGCCGCACCAAGGCCATGGTGGAGAACCTGCTGGCCGACCTTGCGCATGCCGATGCGCGCTGGGGCATTGCCTGCCTGCGCTACTTCAACCCGGTCGGCGCGCACGAAAGCGGCCTGCTGGGCGAGCGCCCGCACGGCCCGCCGGCCAACCTCATGCCCTACATCTCGCAGGTGGCGGCCGGCGAGCGCGAATACCTCATGGTGCACGGCGCGGACTACGCAACCATCGACGGCACCGGCGTGCGCGACTACGTGCACGTGATGGACGTGGCCGAAGGCCATGTGGCGGCGCTTCGCCATGTGGCGCGCGAGCCCGGCATCCTGATGACCAACCTGGGCACGGGCCGCGGCGCCTCGGTGCTCGAGGTGGTCTGCGCGTTCGAGCGCGCCAGCGGCCGGCGCATCGCGCTGCGCATCGGCCCGCGCCGCCCCGGCGACGCCCCCGCCTACTGGGCCGACGCGCGCAACGCACAGGCCCGGCTGGGCTGGTGCGCGCGCCGCGACCTCGACCAGATGTGCGCGGACTGCTGGCGTTGGCAGGCCGCGAACCCGCACGGTTTCGACGACCCGGTGCCTCCGTTGCAGGCCCAGGCGCAGCCCCCGTGGCTGCCCGCCGACCTGCAGATCTTTCACACAACCTCCAACCTCGGACACTCCAATGCCTGA